In the Streptomyces sp. cg36 genome, one interval contains:
- a CDS encoding quinone-dependent dihydroorotate dehydrogenase, giving the protein MYKLFFHLVFKRMDPEQAHHLAFRWIRLAARIPVLRTFVAAALAPRYRELRTEALGLRMHGPFGLAAGFDKNAVAVDGMAMLGFDHVEIGTVTGEPQPGNPKKRLFRLVQDRALINRMGFNNEGSAAVAERLAAREAVFRTTVGVNIGKTKVVPEEDAAADYVKSTERLAAHADYLVVNVSSPNTPGLRNLQATESLRPLLTAVREAADRTVTDRRVPLLVKIAPDLADEDVDAVADLAVELGLDGIIATNTTIAREGLGLKSDPALVKETGGLSGAPLKERSLEVLGRLYARVGDEITLIGVGGIETAEDAWQRILAGATLVQGYSAFIYQGPFWGRAIHKGLAARLAASPYATLAEAVGAETRKANA; this is encoded by the coding sequence ATGTACAAGCTCTTCTTCCACCTGGTCTTCAAGCGGATGGACCCGGAGCAGGCCCACCACCTGGCCTTCCGCTGGATCCGTCTGGCGGCCCGGATCCCCGTCCTGCGCACCTTCGTCGCGGCGGCGCTCGCGCCCCGGTACCGCGAGCTGCGCACCGAGGCGCTCGGCCTGCGCATGCACGGCCCGTTCGGCCTGGCGGCCGGCTTCGACAAGAACGCCGTGGCCGTCGACGGCATGGCGATGCTGGGCTTCGACCACGTCGAGATCGGCACCGTCACCGGCGAGCCCCAGCCCGGCAACCCCAAGAAGCGGCTGTTCCGGCTGGTCCAGGACCGCGCGCTGATCAACCGCATGGGCTTCAACAACGAGGGCTCGGCGGCCGTGGCCGAGCGCCTGGCGGCCCGCGAGGCGGTCTTCCGCACGACGGTCGGCGTCAACATCGGCAAGACCAAGGTCGTCCCCGAGGAGGACGCCGCCGCCGACTACGTGAAGTCGACCGAGCGGCTCGCCGCGCACGCCGACTACCTGGTCGTCAACGTCTCCTCGCCCAACACGCCCGGACTGCGCAACCTCCAGGCGACCGAGTCGCTGCGCCCGCTGCTCACCGCGGTGCGCGAGGCCGCCGACCGCACGGTCACCGATCGCCGGGTCCCGCTGCTCGTCAAGATCGCCCCGGACCTCGCCGACGAGGACGTGGACGCGGTCGCCGACCTGGCCGTCGAGCTCGGCCTGGACGGCATCATCGCCACCAACACCACCATCGCCCGCGAGGGCCTCGGCCTGAAGTCCGACCCGGCCCTGGTGAAGGAGACCGGCGGACTCTCCGGCGCGCCCCTCAAGGAGCGCTCCCTGGAGGTCCTGGGCCGCCTCTACGCGCGCGTGGGCGACGAGATCACCCTGATCGGCGTCGGCGGCATCGAGACGGCCGAGGACGCCTGGCAGCGCATCCTCGCGGGCGCCACCCTGGTCCAGGGCTACAGCGCCTTCATCTACCAGGGCCCCTTCTGGGGCCGGGCGATCCACAAGGGCCTCGCGGCCCGGCTCGCCGCCTCCCCGTACGCCACCCTCGCCGAGGCCGTCGGCGCCGAGACCCGAAAGGCGAACGCATGA
- the carA gene encoding glutamine-hydrolyzing carbamoyl-phosphate synthase small subunit: MTTSTRGAARVPAVLVLEDGRTFHGRAYGAVGVTFGEAVFSTGMTGYQETLTDPSYHRQVVVMTAPHVGNTGVNDEDPESGRIWVAGYVVRDPARVASNWRSQRSLDEELRRQGVVGISGIDTRALTRHLRERGAMRVGIFSGNALPDEGTMLTEVRQAPEMQGADLSAEVATKEAYVVPAIGEKKFTVAAVDLGIKGMTPHRMAERGIEVHVLPATATVEDVYAVSPDGVFFSNGPGDPATADGPVAVMKAVLERRTPLFGICFGNQILGRALGFGTYKLKYGHRGINQPVQDRTTGKVEVTAHNHGFAVDAPLDKVSETPFGRAEVSHVCLNDQVVEGLQLLDQPAFSVQYHPEAAAGPHDAAYLFDRFVSLMEAERA, encoded by the coding sequence ATGACGACCTCCACCAGGGGAGCCGCCAGGGTTCCCGCAGTCCTCGTCCTGGAGGACGGCCGTACGTTCCACGGCCGTGCCTACGGGGCCGTGGGGGTGACCTTCGGCGAGGCCGTCTTCTCCACCGGTATGACCGGCTACCAGGAGACCCTCACCGACCCGTCGTACCACCGCCAGGTCGTCGTGATGACCGCGCCGCACGTCGGCAACACCGGCGTCAACGACGAGGACCCCGAGTCGGGGCGCATCTGGGTCGCCGGCTACGTCGTGCGCGACCCCGCCCGCGTCGCCTCCAACTGGCGCTCGCAGCGCTCGCTGGACGAGGAGCTGCGCCGCCAGGGCGTCGTCGGGATCTCCGGCATCGACACCCGCGCCCTCACCCGCCATCTGCGCGAGCGCGGCGCGATGCGCGTCGGCATCTTCTCCGGCAACGCGCTGCCCGACGAGGGCACCATGCTGACCGAGGTCCGCCAGGCCCCCGAGATGCAGGGCGCGGACCTCTCCGCCGAGGTCGCCACCAAGGAGGCGTACGTCGTCCCGGCGATCGGCGAGAAGAAGTTCACCGTCGCCGCCGTGGACCTCGGCATCAAGGGCATGACCCCGCACCGGATGGCCGAGCGCGGCATCGAGGTGCACGTGCTGCCCGCCACCGCCACCGTGGAGGACGTGTACGCGGTCTCCCCGGACGGCGTGTTCTTCTCCAACGGCCCGGGCGACCCGGCCACCGCCGACGGCCCCGTCGCCGTCATGAAGGCCGTCCTGGAGCGCAGGACCCCGCTCTTCGGCATCTGCTTCGGCAACCAGATCCTCGGCCGCGCCCTCGGCTTCGGCACCTACAAGCTGAAGTACGGCCACCGGGGCATCAACCAGCCCGTGCAGGACCGTACGACCGGCAAGGTCGAGGTCACCGCGCACAACCACGGCTTCGCCGTCGACGCGCCCCTCGACAAGGTCTCCGAGACCCCCTTCGGCCGCGCCGAGGTCTCCCACGTCTGCCTGAACGACCAGGTCGTGGAGGGCCTCCAGCTGCTCGACCAGCCTGCCTTCTCCGTCCAGTACCACCCCGAAGCGGCTGCCGGCCCGCACGACGCCGCGTACCTCTTCGACCGCTTCGTATCCCTGATGGAGGCCGAGCGTGCCTAA
- a CDS encoding integration host factor, whose protein sequence is MALPPLTPEQRAAALEKAAAARRERAEVKNRLKHSGASLHDVIQQGQKNDVIGKMKVSALLESLPGVGKVRAKQIMERLGISESRRVRGLGSNQIASLEREFGGAGA, encoded by the coding sequence GTGGCTCTTCCGCCCCTTACCCCTGAACAGCGCGCAGCCGCGCTCGAAAAGGCCGCCGCGGCTCGCCGGGAGCGGGCCGAGGTCAAGAATCGACTCAAGCACTCCGGTGCCTCCCTCCACGACGTGATCCAGCAGGGTCAGAAGAACGACGTCATCGGCAAGATGAAGGTCTCCGCCCTCCTCGAGTCCCTGCCCGGCGTGGGCAAGGTCCGCGCCAAGCAGATCATGGAGCGCCTGGGGATCTCCGAGAGCCGCCGTGTGCGGGGTCTCGGCTCCAACCAGATCGCATCCCTTGAGCGCGAGTTCGGCGGCGCCGGGGCCTGA
- the rpoZ gene encoding DNA-directed RNA polymerase subunit omega, which translates to MSSSITAPEGIINPPIDELLEATDSKYSLVIYAAKRARQINAYYSQLGEGLLEYVGPLVDTHVHEKPLSIALREINAGLLTSEAIEGPAQ; encoded by the coding sequence GTGTCCTCTTCCATCACCGCGCCCGAGGGCATCATCAACCCGCCGATTGATGAGCTGCTCGAAGCAACCGACTCGAAGTACAGCCTCGTGATCTACGCGGCCAAGCGCGCCCGTCAGATCAACGCGTACTACTCGCAGCTCGGTGAGGGCCTGCTGGAGTACGTCGGCCCGCTGGTGGACACCCACGTCCACGAGAAGCCGCTCTCCATCGCGCTTCGCGAGATCAACGCGGGTCTGCTGACCTCCGAGGCCATCGAGGGCCCGGCCCAGTAA
- the pyrF gene encoding orotidine-5'-phosphate decarboxylase, whose translation MSTSTPEPFGARLRRAMDERGPLCVGIDPHASLLADWGLSDDIDGLERFSRTVVEALADQVAVFKPQVAFFERFGSRGVAVLERTVADAREAGTLVLMDAKRGDIGSTMAAYAEAFLRPGSPLLSDALTVSPYLGYGSLGPAVELARETGAGLFVLALTSNPEGAEVQRAVREDGRSIGATMLAHLADENADAAPMGSFGAVVGATLGDLSTFDLDINGPLLAPGIGAQGATAADLPAVFGAAVANVVPNVSRGVLRHGPDLAGLRGSAARFADEIRAAVASV comes from the coding sequence ATGAGCACCAGCACCCCGGAGCCCTTCGGCGCCCGGCTGCGCCGGGCCATGGACGAGCGCGGCCCGCTCTGCGTCGGCATCGACCCGCACGCCTCGCTCCTGGCGGACTGGGGGCTCTCCGACGACATCGACGGCCTGGAGCGGTTCTCCCGCACGGTCGTGGAGGCCCTGGCCGACCAGGTGGCCGTCTTCAAGCCGCAGGTGGCCTTCTTCGAGCGGTTCGGCTCGCGCGGCGTCGCGGTCCTGGAGCGGACCGTGGCGGACGCCCGGGAGGCCGGCACGCTGGTCCTGATGGACGCCAAGCGCGGTGACATCGGCTCCACCATGGCCGCCTACGCCGAGGCGTTCCTGCGCCCCGGCTCGCCGCTCCTCTCGGACGCGCTCACCGTCTCGCCCTACCTCGGCTACGGCTCGCTGGGGCCCGCCGTGGAGCTGGCCCGGGAGACCGGGGCCGGGCTGTTCGTGCTGGCCCTGACCTCCAACCCGGAGGGCGCGGAGGTGCAGCGGGCGGTGCGCGAGGACGGCCGCAGCATCGGCGCGACCATGCTGGCCCACCTGGCGGACGAGAACGCGGACGCGGCCCCGATGGGCTCCTTCGGCGCCGTCGTGGGGGCCACCCTGGGCGATCTGTCGACGTTCGACCTGGACATCAACGGGCCGCTGCTGGCCCCCGGCATCGGGGCGCAGGGCGCGACCGCCGCGGACCTGCCCGCGGTCTTCGGCGCGGCCGTCGCCAACGTGGTGCCGAACGTCAGCCGGGGTGTTCTGCGTCACGGTCCCGACCTCGCGGGCCTGCGGGGTTCGGCGGCCCGGTTCGCGGACGAGATCCGCGCGGCGGTGGCGTCGGTCTGA
- the gmk gene encoding guanylate kinase, translating into MAATPRGSSPVPPDARPRLTVLSGPSGVGKSTVVAHMRKVHPEVWLSVSATTRKPRPGERNGVHYFFVDDEEFDKLVANGDLLEWAEFAGNRYGTPRRAVLDRLEAGEPVLLEIDLQGARLVRESMPEAQLVFLAPPSWDELVRRLTGRGTEAPDVIERRLAAAKVELAAESEFDITLVNTSVEDVARELLALMKVV; encoded by the coding sequence ATGGCAGCAACACCCCGGGGGTCATCCCCCGTACCCCCGGACGCACGTCCGCGGCTGACCGTGCTCTCCGGCCCCTCCGGGGTCGGCAAGAGCACGGTCGTCGCCCATATGCGCAAGGTTCACCCCGAGGTATGGCTCTCGGTGTCGGCGACGACCCGCAAGCCGCGCCCCGGCGAACGCAACGGCGTCCACTACTTCTTCGTGGACGACGAGGAATTCGACAAGCTGGTCGCCAACGGCGATCTGCTGGAGTGGGCCGAATTCGCGGGCAACCGCTACGGCACGCCCCGCCGCGCCGTCCTGGACCGCCTGGAGGCCGGTGAGCCGGTCCTCCTGGAGATCGACCTCCAGGGCGCCCGGCTGGTCCGCGAGTCGATGCCGGAGGCCCAGCTGGTCTTCCTGGCGCCGCCGAGCTGGGACGAGCTGGTCCGCCGGCTCACCGGCCGCGGCACCGAGGCGCCGGACGTCATCGAACGCCGCCTCGCCGCCGCCAAGGTGGAGCTCGCCGCGGAGTCCGAGTTCGACATCACCCTGGTCAACACCTCCGTCGAGGATGTAGCGCGCGAGCTGCTAGCCTTGATGAAAGTTGTTTGA
- a CDS encoding dihydroorotase yields MSKILIRGAKVLGGEVQDVLIDGETIAAVGSGLSDEGARVIEADGQVLLPGLVDLHTHLREPGREDSETVLTGTQAAARGGYTSVFAMANTFPVADTAGVVEQVWRLGREHGYCDVQPIGAVTVGLEGKQLAELGAMHDSAAGVTVFSDDGKCVDDAVIMRRALEYVKAFGGVVAQHAQEPRLTEGAQMNEGVVSAELGLGGWPAVAEESIIARDVLLAEHVGSRVHICHLSTAGSVEIVRWAKSRGIDVTAEVTPHHLLLTDELVRSYNPVYKVNPPLRTEADVMALREALADGTIDIVATDHAPHPHEDKDCEWAAAAMGMVGLETALSVVQHTMVDSGLMNWADVADRMSFKPARIGNADDHGRPVSAGEPANLTLVDPAYRGPVNPAGFASRSRNTPYEGRELPGRVTHTFLRGRATVADGKLA; encoded by the coding sequence ATGAGCAAGATCCTCATCCGTGGTGCGAAGGTGCTGGGCGGCGAGGTCCAGGACGTCCTGATCGACGGCGAGACGATCGCGGCCGTCGGCAGCGGGCTCTCCGACGAGGGCGCCCGGGTGATCGAGGCCGACGGGCAGGTCCTGCTGCCGGGCCTGGTCGACCTCCACACCCATCTGCGCGAGCCGGGCCGCGAGGACTCCGAGACGGTGCTGACCGGCACCCAGGCCGCCGCCCGCGGCGGCTACACCTCGGTGTTCGCCATGGCCAACACCTTCCCGGTCGCCGACACCGCGGGCGTCGTCGAGCAGGTCTGGCGCCTCGGCCGCGAGCACGGCTACTGCGACGTGCAGCCCATCGGCGCCGTCACCGTCGGCCTGGAGGGCAAGCAGCTCGCCGAGCTCGGCGCGATGCACGACTCGGCCGCCGGGGTCACCGTCTTCTCCGACGACGGCAAGTGCGTCGACGACGCCGTGATCATGCGCCGCGCCCTGGAGTACGTGAAGGCGTTCGGCGGCGTCGTCGCCCAGCACGCCCAGGAGCCGCGCCTCACCGAGGGCGCCCAGATGAACGAGGGCGTCGTCTCCGCCGAGCTGGGCCTGGGCGGCTGGCCCGCCGTCGCCGAGGAGTCGATCATCGCCCGGGACGTCCTGCTCGCCGAGCACGTCGGCTCCCGGGTGCACATCTGCCACCTCTCCACGGCCGGCTCGGTCGAGATCGTCCGCTGGGCCAAGTCGCGCGGCATCGACGTCACCGCCGAGGTCACCCCGCACCACCTGCTCCTCACCGACGAGCTGGTCCGCTCGTACAACCCGGTCTACAAGGTGAACCCGCCGCTGCGCACCGAGGCCGACGTCATGGCGCTGCGCGAGGCGCTCGCGGACGGCACGATCGACATCGTCGCCACCGACCACGCCCCGCACCCGCACGAGGACAAGGACTGCGAGTGGGCCGCGGCGGCCATGGGCATGGTGGGCCTGGAGACGGCGCTCTCCGTCGTCCAGCACACGATGGTCGACTCGGGGCTGATGAACTGGGCGGACGTCGCCGACCGGATGTCCTTCAAGCCCGCCCGGATCGGCAACGCCGACGACCACGGCCGCCCCGTCTCGGCAGGCGAGCCCGCCAACCTGACGCTGGTGGATCCGGCATACCGTGGTCCCGTGAACCCCGCGGGCTTCGCCTCCCGCAGCCGCAACACCCCCTATGAGGGCCGTGAGCTGCCGGGACGCGTCACCCACACCTTCCTGCGGGGCAGGGCGACGGTCGCGGACGGGAAGCTGGCATGA
- the carB gene encoding carbamoyl-phosphate synthase large subunit, giving the protein MPKRTDIQSVLVIGSGPIVIGQAAEFDYSGTQACRVLKAEGLRVILVNSNPATIMTDPEIADATYVEPITPEFVEKIIAKERPDALLPTLGGQTALNTAISMHEQGVLEKYGVELIGANVEAINKGEDRDLFKGVVEAVKAKIGYGESARSVICHSMDDVLKGVETLGGYPVVVRPSFTMGGAGSGFAHDEEELRRIAGQGLTLSPTTEVLLEESILGWKEYELELMRDTKDNVVVVCSIENFDPMGVHTGDSITVAPAMTLTDREYQRLRDIGIAIIREVGVDTGGCNIQFAIDPTDGRVIVIEMNPRVSRSSALASKATGFPIAKIAAKLAIGYTLDEVPNDITEKTPASFEPTLDYVVVKAPRFAFEKFPSADSTLTTTMKSVGEAMAIGRNFTEALQKALRSLEKKGSQFTFVGEVGEKAELLREAVRPTDGRINTVMQAIRAGATPEEVFDATRIDPWFVDQLFLIKEIADELTDADKLEPALLAEAKRHGFSDAQIAEIRGLREDVVREVRHALGVRPVYKTVDTCAAEFAAKTPYFYSSYDEESEVAPRTRPAVIILGSGPNRIGQGIEFDYSCVHASFALSEAGYETVMVNCNPETVSTDYDTSDRLYFEPLTLEDVLEIVHAESLAGPIAGVVVQLGGQTPLGLAQALKDNGVPVVGTSPEAIHAAEDRGAFGRVLAEAGLPAPKHGTATTFAGAKAIADEIGYPVLVRPSYVLGGRGMEIVYDETRLESYIAESTEISPTRPVLVDRFLDDAIEIDVDALYDGTELYLGGVMEHIEEAGIHSGDSACALPPITLGGFDIKRLRASTEAIAKGVGVRGLINIQFAMAGDILYVLEANPRASRTVPFTSKATAVPLAKAAARISLGATVAQLREEGLLPKNGDGGTLPLDAPISVKEAVMPWSRFRDVHGRGVDTVLGPEMRSTGEVMGIDSVFGTAYAKSQAGAYGPLPTKGRAFISVANRDKRTMIFPARELVAHGFELLATSGTAEVLRRNGINATVVRKLSEGEGPQGEKTIVQLIHDGQVDLIVNTPYGTGGRLDGYEIRTAAVARSVPCLTTVQALAAAVQGIDALNRGDVGVRSLQEHAEHLTAARD; this is encoded by the coding sequence GTGCCTAAGCGCACCGATATCCAGTCCGTCCTGGTCATCGGCTCCGGCCCGATCGTCATCGGCCAGGCAGCGGAGTTCGACTACTCCGGCACGCAGGCGTGCCGGGTGCTCAAGGCCGAGGGCCTGCGGGTCATCCTGGTGAACTCCAACCCGGCCACGATCATGACCGACCCGGAGATCGCCGACGCCACCTACGTCGAGCCGATCACCCCCGAGTTCGTCGAGAAGATCATCGCCAAGGAGCGCCCGGACGCGCTGCTTCCCACCCTCGGCGGCCAGACCGCGCTCAACACCGCGATCTCCATGCACGAGCAGGGTGTGCTGGAGAAGTACGGTGTCGAGCTGATCGGCGCCAATGTCGAGGCGATCAACAAGGGCGAGGACCGCGACCTCTTCAAGGGCGTCGTGGAGGCCGTCAAGGCCAAGATCGGCTACGGCGAGTCCGCCCGCTCGGTCATCTGCCACTCCATGGACGACGTCCTCAAGGGCGTCGAGACGCTGGGCGGCTACCCGGTCGTGGTGCGCCCGTCCTTCACCATGGGCGGCGCCGGTTCCGGTTTCGCGCACGACGAGGAGGAGCTGCGCCGCATCGCCGGCCAGGGCCTGACGCTCTCCCCGACCACCGAGGTGCTCCTGGAGGAGTCCATCCTCGGCTGGAAGGAGTACGAGCTGGAGCTGATGCGCGACACCAAGGACAACGTGGTGGTCGTCTGCTCCATCGAGAACTTCGACCCCATGGGCGTGCACACCGGTGACTCCATCACCGTCGCCCCGGCTATGACGCTGACCGACCGCGAGTACCAGCGGCTGCGGGACATCGGCATCGCGATCATCCGCGAGGTCGGTGTCGACACCGGCGGCTGCAACATCCAGTTCGCCATCGACCCCACCGACGGCCGGGTCATCGTCATCGAGATGAACCCGCGCGTCTCGCGCTCCTCGGCCCTGGCGTCCAAGGCGACCGGCTTCCCGATCGCGAAGATCGCGGCCAAGCTCGCCATCGGCTACACGCTGGACGAGGTCCCGAACGACATCACGGAGAAGACCCCGGCCTCGTTCGAGCCGACCCTGGACTACGTGGTGGTCAAGGCCCCGCGGTTCGCCTTCGAGAAGTTCCCGAGCGCCGACTCGACCCTCACCACGACCATGAAGTCGGTCGGCGAGGCGATGGCGATCGGCCGCAACTTCACCGAGGCGCTGCAGAAGGCGCTGCGCTCGCTGGAGAAGAAGGGCTCGCAGTTCACCTTCGTGGGCGAGGTCGGCGAGAAGGCCGAGCTGCTGCGCGAGGCGGTGCGCCCCACCGACGGCCGCATCAACACCGTGATGCAGGCGATCCGCGCGGGCGCCACCCCCGAGGAGGTCTTCGACGCCACGAGGATCGACCCGTGGTTCGTCGACCAGCTCTTCCTGATCAAGGAGATCGCCGACGAGCTGACCGACGCCGACAAGCTGGAGCCGGCCCTGCTGGCCGAGGCCAAGCGGCACGGCTTCTCCGACGCCCAGATCGCCGAGATCCGGGGCCTGCGCGAGGACGTGGTGCGCGAGGTCCGCCACGCGCTGGGCGTGCGCCCGGTCTACAAGACGGTCGACACCTGCGCGGCGGAGTTCGCGGCGAAGACCCCGTACTTCTACTCCTCCTACGACGAGGAGTCCGAGGTCGCCCCGCGCACCCGGCCCGCCGTGATCATCCTGGGCTCCGGCCCGAACCGCATCGGCCAGGGCATCGAGTTCGACTACTCCTGTGTCCACGCCTCCTTCGCGCTGAGCGAGGCGGGCTACGAGACGGTGATGGTCAACTGCAACCCGGAGACCGTCTCCACCGACTACGACACCTCCGACCGCCTCTACTTCGAGCCGCTGACCCTCGAGGACGTGCTGGAGATCGTGCACGCCGAGTCGCTGGCCGGCCCGATCGCGGGCGTGGTGGTCCAGCTCGGCGGCCAGACCCCGCTGGGCCTGGCGCAGGCGCTCAAGGACAACGGCGTGCCCGTGGTGGGCACCTCCCCGGAGGCCATCCACGCCGCCGAGGACCGCGGCGCCTTCGGCCGCGTCCTGGCGGAGGCCGGGCTGCCCGCCCCGAAGCACGGCACCGCCACCACCTTCGCGGGTGCGAAGGCGATCGCGGACGAGATCGGCTACCCGGTGCTGGTGCGCCCCTCGTACGTGCTGGGCGGACGGGGCATGGAGATCGTCTACGACGAGACCCGCCTGGAGTCCTACATCGCCGAGTCCACCGAGATCAGCCCGACCCGGCCGGTCCTGGTCGACCGGTTCCTGGACGACGCGATCGAGATCGACGTGGACGCCCTCTACGACGGCACCGAGCTCTACCTCGGCGGCGTCATGGAGCACATCGAGGAGGCCGGCATCCACTCCGGCGACTCGGCGTGCGCGCTGCCCCCGATCACGCTCGGCGGCTTCGACATCAAGCGGCTGCGCGCCTCCACCGAGGCCATCGCCAAGGGCGTCGGCGTGCGCGGTCTGATCAACATCCAGTTCGCGATGGCGGGGGACATCCTCTACGTCCTGGAGGCCAACCCGCGCGCCTCGCGGACCGTCCCCTTCACCTCGAAGGCGACCGCGGTGCCGCTGGCCAAGGCCGCCGCCCGCATCTCGCTGGGCGCCACCGTCGCCCAGCTGCGCGAGGAGGGCCTGCTGCCGAAGAACGGCGACGGCGGCACCCTGCCGCTGGACGCGCCGATCTCCGTCAAGGAGGCCGTGATGCCGTGGAGCCGCTTCCGCGACGTCCACGGCCGCGGCGTGGACACCGTCCTGGGCCCGGAGATGCGCTCCACCGGCGAGGTCATGGGCATCGACTCCGTCTTCGGCACCGCCTACGCCAAGTCGCAGGCCGGGGCGTACGGCCCGCTGCCCACCAAGGGCCGCGCGTTCATCTCGGTCGCCAACCGCGACAAGCGCACGATGATCTTCCCGGCGCGCGAGCTGGTCGCCCACGGCTTCGAGCTCCTGGCCACCTCCGGCACCGCCGAGGTGCTGCGCCGCAACGGCATCAACGCCACCGTGGTGCGCAAGCTCAGCGAGGGCGAGGGCCCGCAGGGCGAGAAGACGATCGTCCAGCTGATCCACGACGGCCAGGTCGACCTGATCGTCAACACCCCGTACGGCACCGGCGGCCGGCTCGACGGCTACGAGATCCGTACCGCGGCGGTGGCCCGCAGCGTCCCCTGCCTCACCACGGTCCAGGCGCTCGCCGCCGCCGTCCAGGGCATCGACGCGCTCAACCGCGGTGACGTGGGAGTGCGTTCGCTCCAGGAACACGCGGAGCACCTGACCGCGGCCCGCGACTAG